One Pseudomonas sp. HOU2 genomic window carries:
- a CDS encoding NAD-dependent epimerase, which yields MKILVTGAAGFIGAHCVLRLMRDGHAVVGLDNFNGYYDPQLKHDRVQWVRDQVGHFPLARIDLADAAAIEALFVREQPQVVIHLAAQAGVRYSLENPKAYLDSNLCGFLNILEGCRHHPVEHLIYASSSSVYGANQHTPYSVHDGVNHPLSLYAATKKANELMAHSYSHLFGIPSTGLRFFTVYGPWGRPDMSPIQFARAITEGTPLKLFNYGEHQRDFTYIDDIVESIARLTDHPPHNHPEWDREHPDAGSSMAPWCLFNIGGHHPVELKTYLALMEKHLGQKAIVELLPLQPGDVLNTCAETDDLAQATGFQPRIELDEGLGRFIAWFRDYYPTACRPRAARG from the coding sequence ATGAAAATCCTGGTCACCGGCGCAGCCGGCTTCATTGGCGCCCATTGTGTGTTGCGGCTGATGCGCGACGGGCATGCGGTGGTCGGCCTGGATAACTTCAACGGCTACTACGACCCGCAGCTCAAACACGATCGGGTGCAATGGGTGCGCGATCAGGTCGGGCATTTCCCGCTGGCGCGGATCGATCTGGCCGATGCCGCGGCGATTGAGGCGCTGTTTGTCCGCGAGCAACCGCAAGTGGTGATCCACCTCGCGGCGCAGGCCGGGGTGCGCTACTCGCTGGAAAATCCGAAGGCCTACCTCGACAGTAACCTCTGCGGTTTCCTGAACATTCTCGAAGGCTGCCGGCACCATCCGGTCGAGCATCTGATCTACGCCTCGTCGAGTTCGGTGTATGGCGCCAACCAGCACACGCCGTATTCGGTGCATGACGGGGTGAATCACCCACTGTCGCTGTACGCCGCAACCAAAAAAGCCAACGAGCTGATGGCCCACAGTTACAGCCACCTGTTCGGCATTCCCAGCACCGGCCTGCGCTTTTTCACCGTTTACGGGCCATGGGGCCGGCCAGACATGTCGCCGATCCAGTTCGCCCGCGCGATCACCGAAGGCACGCCGCTGAAACTGTTCAACTACGGCGAGCACCAGCGCGACTTCACCTACATCGATGACATCGTCGAAAGCATCGCGCGCCTCACCGATCATCCGCCGCACAACCACCCGGAGTGGGATCGCGAACACCCCGACGCGGGCAGCAGCATGGCGCCGTGGTGCCTGTTCAACATCGGCGGCCACCACCCGGTGGAGCTGAAAACCTACCTGGCGCTGATGGAAAAACACCTCGGCCAGAAAGCCATTGTCGAGCTCTTGCCCCTGCAACCGGGCGATGTGCTCAACACCTGTGCCGAGACCGATGATCTGGCCCAGGCCACCGGGTTCCAGCCCCGGATCGAGCTGGATGAAGGACTGGGGCGTTTCATCGCCTGGTTTCGCGACTACTACCCCACTGCCTGTCGCCCACGCGCCGCTCGCGGCTGA
- a CDS encoding sugar transferase: MTGHEQGVPINQMRRDKRMDPEHRMRLDSAIHMQGRGWLTGRDGGRPWTLSRTNRVLACFGALLILVVFSPLLLGLALAIKFTSPGPVMFVQKRTGYRGRTFGMYKFRTMVCNAEELKESLRHLNKHGVDAIDFKIDKDPRITGIGGFLRRTSLDELPNLFNVVSGDMRLVGPRPTSFNAYRYKDSHLARLSIYPGMTGLWQISGRSNIDFDQRVELDLSYIAEQSLLLDLKILLKTPFKVFSGHGAS, from the coding sequence ATGACTGGACATGAACAAGGTGTACCGATCAATCAGATGCGTCGCGACAAGCGCATGGATCCCGAGCACCGAATGCGCCTCGATTCCGCCATCCACATGCAGGGCCGTGGCTGGTTGACCGGCCGCGACGGTGGCCGGCCATGGACGTTGTCACGCACCAACCGGGTATTGGCCTGCTTCGGTGCGCTGCTGATTCTGGTGGTGTTTTCGCCACTGCTGCTGGGCCTGGCGCTGGCGATCAAATTCACCAGCCCGGGCCCGGTGATGTTCGTGCAGAAACGCACCGGTTATCGCGGCCGCACCTTCGGCATGTACAAGTTCCGCACCATGGTCTGCAACGCCGAAGAACTCAAGGAATCGCTGCGCCACCTTAACAAGCACGGGGTCGACGCCATCGATTTCAAGATCGACAAGGATCCACGCATCACCGGCATCGGCGGTTTCCTGCGGCGTACCAGCCTCGACGAACTGCCCAACCTGTTCAACGTGGTGAGCGGTGACATGCGCCTGGTCGGCCCGCGGCCGACCTCGTTCAACGCCTATCGCTACAAGGACAGTCACCTCGCGCGCCTGAGCATCTACCCCGGCATGACCGGCCTGTGGCAGATCTCCGGGCGCAGCAACATCGACTTCGACCAGCGCGTTGAGTTGGACCTCAGCTATATCGCCGAGCAAAGCCTTTTGCTTGATCTGAAGATCTTGTTGAAAACCCCCTTCAAAGTATTCAGCGGCCACGGAGCAAGCTAA
- a CDS encoding sulfatase-like hydrolase/transferase, whose amino-acid sequence MFRYAKEVLLIVYLLLYSEYYIDRLNAIGVGFAVLLFGAMFLALTLALYLTAYIRQALIRHLFAITLFVSAVFFDVYTRVTADYLSYSSFVSLVYSGGFIQEAAYQYRDAIIHGALSGLLLLFGVGLKPRHALAVPNAVRVAAPVCGVLLLSAVLFLRAGEGARGLPIMYTPLAYLNLFAYEALHNTVGPREPVTLARNAVAVNHDIVLIIDESISGNYLDINAPFGVHSNLNQAHPGVDIFNYGYAASIANCSADTNVTLRYGGTRTDYMRINSTLPSIWQYAKKAGLRTVYIDAQRTAGNLQNLMTDTEKKDIDEFVQFDQTSVRDRDMAAAAKLIELLNDDQPELVVINKVGAHFPVHDKYPDAFMAYRPTLPRGQFTEVADTGKRDGFNGQPDDWVLYRNAYKNTVLWNVGEFFARVFAQANLHNALLIYTSDHGQDLHERGNPGLNTHCGGDPVEEEGLVPLVVIQGDQLLGPDWAQALPTNKDRSSHYNIFPTLLQLMGYDLAGVEALYGKPLTLPTADDFTFNYRFNARLGAKPEWKHIDLKTIVTPGAAATSVATGE is encoded by the coding sequence ATGTTCAGATATGCCAAAGAAGTACTTTTAATTGTTTATTTGCTGCTTTATTCCGAATATTACATTGACCGGTTAAATGCTATCGGTGTCGGTTTTGCTGTACTTCTTTTTGGCGCGATGTTTTTGGCGCTTACTTTAGCGTTATATCTAACGGCTTATATTCGTCAGGCTCTCATTCGCCACTTGTTCGCAATAACACTGTTTGTCTCGGCGGTGTTTTTCGATGTGTATACCCGGGTCACCGCGGATTACCTGAGCTACAGCAGTTTTGTCTCGCTGGTGTACTCCGGCGGCTTCATCCAGGAAGCCGCCTACCAGTATCGCGACGCGATCATTCATGGCGCGCTCAGTGGGCTTTTATTGCTGTTCGGTGTCGGGCTCAAGCCGCGCCATGCGCTGGCGGTGCCCAATGCAGTGCGGGTGGCGGCGCCGGTGTGTGGCGTGCTGCTGTTGAGCGCGGTGTTGTTCCTGCGCGCGGGCGAGGGCGCGCGCGGTTTGCCGATCATGTACACGCCGCTGGCCTATCTGAACCTGTTCGCCTATGAAGCGCTGCACAACACGGTCGGCCCGCGCGAGCCGGTGACGCTGGCGCGCAATGCAGTGGCGGTCAATCACGACATCGTGCTGATCATCGATGAAAGCATCTCCGGCAATTATCTGGATATCAACGCGCCGTTCGGCGTGCACAGCAACCTTAATCAGGCACATCCGGGCGTCGACATCTTCAATTACGGCTACGCCGCATCCATCGCCAATTGCAGCGCCGACACCAACGTCACCCTGCGCTACGGCGGCACCCGTACCGATTACATGCGGATCAACAGCACGCTGCCGTCGATCTGGCAGTACGCGAAAAAGGCCGGGTTGCGCACGGTGTACATCGACGCTCAGCGCACTGCTGGCAATCTGCAGAACCTGATGACCGACACCGAGAAAAAGGACATCGACGAGTTCGTCCAGTTTGACCAGACCAGCGTGCGCGATCGCGACATGGCCGCCGCCGCCAAGCTGATCGAACTGCTCAACGACGATCAGCCGGAGCTGGTGGTGATCAACAAGGTCGGCGCGCATTTTCCGGTGCACGACAAATACCCGGACGCCTTCATGGCCTATCGGCCGACGCTGCCGCGCGGGCAGTTCACCGAAGTGGCGGATACCGGCAAGCGCGACGGTTTCAACGGCCAGCCGGATGACTGGGTGCTGTACCGCAACGCCTACAAGAACACGGTGTTATGGAACGTCGGCGAGTTCTTCGCAAGGGTGTTTGCCCAGGCCAATTTGCACAATGCGCTGCTGATCTACACCTCCGATCACGGCCAGGACCTGCATGAACGTGGCAACCCCGGGCTCAATACCCACTGCGGCGGCGATCCGGTGGAGGAAGAAGGGCTGGTGCCGCTGGTGGTGATTCAGGGCGATCAACTGCTCGGCCCGGACTGGGCGCAAGCGTTGCCGACGAACAAGGACCGCTCCAGCCACTACAACATTTTTCCGACGCTGCTGCAGTTGATGGGTTACGACCTGGCGGGAGTCGAGGCGCTGTACGGCAAACCGTTGACGCTGCCGACGGCGGACGACTTCACCTTCAACTACCGCTTCAATGCACGGCTGGGCGCCAAGCCTGAGTGGAAGCACATTGATCTGAAGACCATCGTCACACCGGGTGCGGCGGCGACCAGTGTGGCGACCGGGGAGTGA
- a CDS encoding ABC transporter ATP-binding protein — MLQVQGVFKSYLTPQGPLPVLQGVDLTLEPGSSLALMGESGSGKSTLLHLIAGLDKPDRGSIHSGEHRLEQMNEAQLANWRRTEIGLVFQQFNLIGSLRVEDNLAFQARLAGRHEPRWQAHLVQRLGLGELLKRYPEQLSGGQQQRVALARALASRPKLLLADEPTGSLDEATSDEVLRLLLELLDDTPTTLLMVTHSPRVAARLAQRVVLSNGRLT; from the coding sequence ATGCTTCAGGTTCAAGGCGTGTTCAAAAGTTACCTCACCCCCCAAGGCCCGCTCCCGGTGCTGCAAGGCGTCGACCTTACGCTCGAACCCGGCAGCAGTCTGGCGCTGATGGGCGAATCCGGCAGTGGCAAAAGCACCTTGCTGCATCTGATCGCCGGCCTCGACAAGCCTGATCGCGGCAGCATCCACAGCGGCGAGCATCGGCTGGAGCAGATGAACGAGGCGCAACTGGCCAATTGGCGCCGCACGGAAATCGGTCTGGTGTTCCAGCAGTTCAACCTGATCGGTAGCCTGCGGGTCGAGGACAATCTGGCGTTTCAGGCGCGCCTGGCCGGGCGTCATGAGCCGCGCTGGCAGGCGCATCTGGTGCAGCGTCTGGGGCTGGGCGAGTTGCTCAAGCGTTATCCCGAACAACTGTCGGGCGGCCAGCAGCAGCGGGTCGCGCTGGCCCGGGCCTTGGCGTCGCGGCCGAAACTGCTGCTGGCCGACGAACCCACCGGCAGCCTCGACGAAGCCACCAGCGACGAAGTACTGCGCCTGTTGCTGGAACTGCTCGACGACACGCCGACCACGCTGCTGATGGTCACGCACAGCCCACGCGTGGCGGCGAGACTGGCGCAGCGGGTAGTGTTATCCAATGGCCGCCTGACGTGA
- a CDS encoding Wzz/FepE/Etk N-terminal domain-containing protein has protein sequence MNPKENYLHEFFRIFFANKQLVKRVFLIFAVIALLLPLVLKQSFDITAQVIVQSKKLSQGDATTSLTVDNATFIPPSLADMETESNILRSPALIRQTISELRDKGEYNPPVGIFAKLVSEPFRRYVTSPLRQYLINPLRNMLGLQTDPVRDTVLDGLTQDAINSLKIETLPGSNVISIVYSFPDPHQGTTFVATLLQNYLGSRQALQSIDLPQSFYETKKHLYQVRLDGLEGNRQALLESVASSDPKEEITFRLNAINTEEQALNLYQDRLLQSQRWLEYLKTALTAASSNKLNDYTFPFTFTTTVDNVAFEDREIKQLGEQLTTQVSRYMNDLAVFQPGSEPMLLTREQIARTRQQFLKVVSNRIQERTNDLAVVQQVIDQKTARIAEFKNRIHTLQQTQSKLRQMDTEIDALHTAFSTYAQRFAESSTAGSLNDDLSNAKVLSPPFEPTEPAFPKPLLIIPFGLFTGLLLAIALVYVREFFDHRFKHPAQITHELGLPVLLVINDENVLPSNPHKNWTVPSFVHWVRN, from the coding sequence ATGAATCCAAAGGAAAACTACCTGCATGAGTTCTTCAGGATCTTCTTCGCCAACAAGCAATTGGTGAAACGGGTCTTCCTGATCTTTGCAGTCATCGCGTTGCTGCTGCCGCTGGTGCTCAAACAGAGCTTCGATATCACCGCACAGGTGATCGTGCAGTCGAAAAAACTCTCCCAGGGTGACGCCACCACGTCACTGACGGTCGATAACGCCACCTTCATTCCGCCGTCGCTGGCGGACATGGAAACCGAAAGCAACATCCTCCGGTCCCCGGCGCTGATCCGCCAGACCATCAGCGAGCTGCGCGACAAGGGCGAGTACAACCCGCCGGTGGGCATCTTCGCCAAACTGGTGAGCGAACCGTTCCGGCGCTATGTCACGTCGCCGCTGCGGCAGTACCTGATCAACCCGCTGCGCAACATGCTCGGGCTGCAAACCGATCCGGTGCGTGACACCGTGCTCGACGGCCTGACGCAAGATGCGATCAACAGCCTGAAAATCGAGACCCTGCCCGGCTCCAACGTGATCTCGATCGTCTACAGTTTCCCCGATCCGCATCAGGGCACGACGTTCGTCGCCACGCTGTTGCAGAACTATCTGGGCAGCCGTCAGGCGCTGCAATCGATCGACCTGCCGCAATCCTTCTACGAAACCAAGAAGCACCTGTATCAGGTGCGACTCGACGGGCTGGAAGGTAATCGGCAAGCGCTGCTGGAAAGTGTTGCATCATCCGATCCGAAGGAAGAAATCACCTTCCGCCTGAACGCGATCAACACTGAAGAGCAAGCCCTGAACCTGTACCAGGATCGTCTGCTACAGAGCCAGCGCTGGCTCGAATACCTGAAAACCGCGTTGACGGCCGCCAGCAGCAACAAGCTCAACGACTACACCTTCCCCTTCACCTTCACTACCACCGTCGATAACGTGGCGTTCGAGGATCGGGAAATCAAACAGTTGGGCGAGCAACTGACCACCCAAGTCAGCCGCTACATGAATGACCTCGCGGTGTTCCAGCCCGGCAGCGAGCCGATGCTGCTGACCCGTGAGCAGATCGCCCGCACCCGCCAGCAGTTCCTCAAAGTGGTGAGCAACCGCATTCAGGAACGCACCAACGACCTGGCCGTGGTGCAACAGGTGATCGATCAGAAAACCGCGCGCATCGCCGAGTTCAAGAACCGCATCCACACCTTGCAGCAGACCCAGAGCAAGCTGCGGCAGATGGACACCGAAATCGACGCGCTGCACACGGCGTTCTCGACCTACGCGCAACGCTTTGCCGAAAGCAGCACCGCGGGTTCGCTCAACGACGACCTGTCGAACGCCAAGGTGCTCAGCCCGCCGTTCGAGCCGACCGAGCCGGCGTTCCCCAAACCGCTGCTGATCATTCCGTTCGGGCTGTTCACCGGTCTGCTGCTGGCGATTGCCCTGGTCTATGTGCGTGAGTTCTTCGATCACCGTTTCAAACACCCGGCGCAAATCACCCACGAACTGGGCCTGCCGGTGTTGCTGGTCATCAACGACGAGAACGTGCTGCCGAGCAATCCGCACAAGAACTGGACCGTGCCAAGCTTTGTGCACTGGGTGCGCAATTGA
- a CDS encoding polysaccharide biosynthesis/export family protein, whose translation MNAKILVLLMLPLAGCSSNSETQNMPVNILTATPANAQATDMPKVEQTLRPQDVLDVIFHISTSGSDAYRVQSGDQIGLNFTAASQLNGNQLVLPDGTINLPGANTSVKIAGLTADEARDEIQRAYQRKQLFQPNRNQLTVQVISPLTNEQNLKSALNHPATGMSREITVGNDGYASFPEIGAVPLQGMTINQLETFLNQKYAQLPGRMSVDVMLKSTAGNEIYVLGEVGQPGSYPIRRPVSVLEALTLARGTNVKARLDSVVIMRRNGNQVQAVHYDVEKALSGDASQIAYLQPDDMLFVPKTKLASAGDLARQLADVVLFQGVGFSFGYRVDNKGSNNN comes from the coding sequence ATGAACGCCAAGATACTTGTTCTGCTGATGCTGCCGCTTGCAGGCTGCTCCAGCAACTCCGAAACCCAGAACATGCCGGTGAACATTCTCACCGCCACCCCGGCCAACGCCCAGGCCACCGACATGCCGAAGGTCGAACAGACCCTGCGCCCGCAAGACGTGCTGGATGTGATCTTCCACATCAGCACCAGCGGTTCGGACGCCTACCGCGTGCAGTCGGGTGACCAGATCGGCCTGAACTTCACCGCCGCCAGCCAGCTCAACGGCAACCAGTTGGTGCTGCCTGACGGCACGATCAACCTGCCGGGCGCCAACACCTCGGTGAAAATCGCCGGCCTGACCGCCGATGAGGCGCGCGATGAAATCCAGCGTGCCTACCAGCGCAAACAACTGTTCCAGCCCAACCGCAATCAGCTGACGGTGCAGGTCATCAGCCCGCTGACCAACGAGCAGAACCTCAAAAGCGCGCTGAATCACCCCGCCACCGGCATGAGCCGCGAGATCACCGTGGGCAATGACGGTTATGCGAGTTTTCCGGAAATCGGTGCGGTGCCGCTGCAAGGCATGACCATCAATCAACTGGAAACCTTCCTCAACCAGAAGTACGCGCAATTGCCGGGGCGGATGAGCGTCGATGTGATGCTCAAGTCCACCGCCGGCAACGAGATCTACGTGCTCGGCGAAGTCGGCCAACCGGGTTCCTACCCGATCCGCCGTCCGGTGTCGGTGCTTGAGGCGCTGACCCTGGCCCGTGGCACCAACGTCAAGGCGCGGCTGGACTCGGTGGTGATCATGCGGCGCAACGGCAACCAGGTGCAGGCCGTGCACTACGACGTGGAAAAAGCCCTGTCGGGCGACGCGTCGCAGATCGCCTACCTGCAACCGGACGACATGCTGTTCGTGCCGAAAACCAAACTGGCGAGTGCCGGCGATCTGGCCAGGCAACTGGCCGACGTGGTGCTGTTCCAGGGCGTGGGCTTCAGCTTCGGCTACCGCGTCGACAACAAAGGCAGTAACAACAACTGA
- a CDS encoding CpsD/CapB family tyrosine-protein kinase, whose product MDGSTNKSLSIANPSESNLISTVLDLDLRILFLTAANPGAGTTTSALALASQLAQMSSGQVLLVDASQSAGNLTQQLNLGKERGLRDLLFNPDNPPLLQDCVVQVSSLPFHVLPNGRPIRTLEHLTAERLSPLLDRLGTQYRFVVIDGDAVYSAADTLVLATQVDGVVFVVRAEDTRWEVAQAAVQRLTQAGAKVVGSVFNRRKYYMPKWLYKNL is encoded by the coding sequence ATGGACGGTTCAACCAACAAAAGCCTGAGCATTGCCAACCCCAGCGAATCGAACCTGATTTCGACCGTGCTGGATCTGGATCTGCGGATCCTGTTCCTGACCGCCGCCAACCCCGGCGCGGGCACCACCACCAGCGCGCTGGCGCTGGCCAGCCAACTGGCGCAGATGAGCAGCGGCCAGGTGCTGCTGGTCGATGCCAGCCAGTCGGCAGGCAACCTCACGCAGCAATTGAACCTGGGCAAGGAGCGCGGCCTGCGCGACCTGCTGTTCAACCCGGACAACCCGCCGCTGTTGCAGGACTGCGTGGTGCAGGTGTCGAGCCTGCCTTTTCATGTGCTGCCCAATGGCCGGCCGATCCGCACCCTGGAGCACCTGACCGCCGAGCGTCTGAGCCCGCTGCTCGACCGCCTGGGCACCCAGTATCGCTTCGTGGTGATCGACGGCGACGCGGTGTATTCCGCCGCCGACACGCTGGTGCTCGCCACTCAGGTCGACGGCGTGGTGTTCGTGGTGCGCGCCGAGGACACCCGCTGGGAAGTCGCCCAGGCCGCCGTGCAACGCCTGACCCAGGCCGGGGCAAAAGTGGTCGGTAGCGTGTTCAACCGGCGCAAGTACTACATGCCCAAGTGGCTCTACAAAAACCTGTAA
- a CDS encoding UDP-glucose/GDP-mannose dehydrogenase family protein, with amino-acid sequence MDVSVFGTGYVGLIQAAALADVGHRVLCVDIDPNKIKQLQQAVPPISEPGLSSTLEENIKAGRLLFSTQASDAVEHAELIFIAVGTPADEDGSADLTHVLNVAREIASHMEADRTLIIKSTVPVGTADQVAAKAHEELQRRGRSSLKVRVVSNPEFLKEGSALADCMRPDRIIVGTRDEAAREQMSELYAPFCRNREKLMFMDNRSAELTKYAANAMLATRISFMNELANLTELLGADIEAVRKGIGSDPRIGYHFIYPGCGFGGSCFPKDLRALLHTAEHNGMPLKLLRSVTDVNDSQRHILFGKLKAQFPQGLAGKSIAIWGLAFKPNTDDMREAPSRYLMDALWAEGASVQAYDPEAMSECRRLYGYRNDLHLCATRDDTLEDADALVICTEWKNFRVVDFELLASKLRSKVIVDGRNLYNPEHVAAAGLHYSGIGLRHIAPEGLRP; translated from the coding sequence ATGGACGTGAGCGTATTTGGCACCGGCTATGTCGGATTAATTCAAGCCGCCGCACTTGCAGATGTAGGGCATCGGGTTTTATGTGTCGATATTGATCCCAACAAGATCAAGCAACTGCAACAAGCTGTGCCACCTATTAGTGAGCCAGGTCTTTCCAGCACCCTTGAAGAAAACATCAAGGCCGGCCGCTTGCTCTTTAGCACCCAGGCCAGCGACGCGGTGGAGCATGCCGAGCTGATTTTCATCGCCGTGGGCACGCCGGCCGATGAAGACGGCTCCGCCGACCTGACCCACGTGCTCAACGTCGCCCGTGAGATCGCTTCGCACATGGAGGCTGATCGCACCCTGATCATCAAGTCCACGGTGCCGGTCGGCACAGCGGACCAGGTCGCCGCCAAGGCCCACGAAGAATTGCAGCGCCGTGGCCGCAGCAGCCTCAAGGTCCGCGTGGTGTCCAACCCCGAATTCCTCAAGGAAGGCAGCGCCCTCGCCGATTGCATGCGCCCGGACCGGATCATCGTCGGCACCCGCGATGAAGCCGCCCGTGAGCAGATGAGCGAGTTGTACGCGCCGTTCTGCCGCAACCGCGAAAAACTGATGTTCATGGACAACCGCAGCGCCGAGCTGACCAAATACGCCGCCAACGCGATGCTCGCCACGCGCATCAGCTTCATGAACGAACTGGCCAACCTCACCGAACTGCTCGGCGCCGACATCGAAGCGGTGCGCAAAGGCATCGGCTCCGATCCGCGCATCGGCTATCACTTCATCTATCCCGGTTGCGGTTTTGGCGGCTCGTGCTTCCCCAAGGATCTGCGTGCCCTGCTGCACACCGCCGAACACAACGGCATGCCACTGAAATTGCTGCGCAGCGTCACCGACGTCAACGACAGCCAGCGGCACATCCTCTTCGGCAAACTCAAGGCGCAATTTCCGCAGGGTCTGGCCGGCAAGTCGATCGCGATTTGGGGTCTGGCATTCAAACCCAATACCGATGACATGCGCGAAGCCCCCAGCCGCTACCTGATGGACGCGCTGTGGGCCGAAGGTGCCAGCGTGCAAGCCTACGATCCGGAAGCCATGTCCGAATGCCGGCGCCTGTACGGCTATCGCAACGACCTGCACCTGTGCGCCACCCGCGACGACACCCTGGAAGATGCCGATGCGCTGGTGATCTGCACCGAGTGGAAGAACTTTCGCGTAGTGGATTTCGAGTTGCTGGCGAGCAAGCTGCGCTCGAAGGTGATTGTCGACGGCCGCAACCTCTACAACCCGGAACACGTGGCCGCCGCCGGTCTGCATTACAGCGGCATCGGCCTGCGTCACATCGCTCCGGAAGGACTGCGCCCATGA
- a CDS encoding glycosyltransferase family 4 protein, with amino-acid sequence MNTPSTPNAALPIIHLLSSGGFYGAERMLLDHCLATPGQHQVLFLDAPPALIARFREAGVDCRGCSGLGELLRHLRARRSERPLINTHNFKGLLFGWVAATLLRLPLVITQHGFTPRSRKQKFYTWLSLQLCRTASVDRVVCVAESIAVLHRQASVQADKLQVIPNGLPAADALISTTDSQRWLTGYVGRLSSEKGPDLFLDALIPLCHQHPQLDAVMLGDGPEREALQARIDAAGLQQRIRLPGYQTAMQPWWQRLDALVISSRTEGTPMILLEAMQAGVPVVAFAVGGIPDVLEHRHNGLLATPADSADLARQLDNLLSEPKLARHLCDNAKRTQQDRYDLKALAERWSQLYIRTAREARA; translated from the coding sequence TTGAACACGCCCTCCACCCCGAATGCCGCGCTGCCGATCATTCACTTGCTCAGCAGCGGCGGCTTCTATGGGGCCGAGCGCATGTTGCTCGATCACTGCCTGGCGACACCGGGGCAGCATCAGGTGCTGTTTCTCGATGCGCCGCCGGCATTGATCGCGCGCTTTCGCGAGGCCGGGGTGGACTGCCGTGGCTGCTCCGGGCTCGGCGAGTTGTTGCGCCACCTGCGGGCCCGGCGCAGCGAACGGCCGCTGATCAACACGCACAATTTCAAAGGGCTGTTGTTCGGTTGGGTCGCGGCGACGCTGTTGCGTTTGCCGCTGGTCATTACTCAACACGGCTTCACCCCGCGCAGCCGCAAGCAGAAGTTCTACACCTGGCTGAGTCTGCAGTTGTGCCGCACGGCGTCGGTGGATCGCGTGGTGTGCGTGGCCGAGAGCATCGCCGTGCTGCATCGTCAGGCCAGCGTGCAGGCGGACAAACTCCAGGTGATCCCCAACGGATTGCCGGCCGCCGACGCGCTGATCAGCACCACTGACAGCCAGCGCTGGCTCACCGGTTACGTCGGGCGCCTGAGCAGCGAGAAAGGCCCGGACCTGTTTCTCGATGCGCTGATTCCGCTGTGTCACCAGCATCCGCAACTGGACGCGGTGATGCTCGGCGACGGCCCGGAACGTGAGGCGCTGCAGGCGCGGATCGACGCCGCAGGTTTGCAGCAACGAATTCGCCTGCCCGGTTACCAGACCGCCATGCAACCGTGGTGGCAGCGCCTGGATGCGCTGGTGATCAGCTCGCGCACCGAAGGCACGCCGATGATTCTGCTCGAAGCGATGCAGGCCGGCGTGCCGGTGGTGGCGTTCGCTGTCGGCGGCATTCCCGATGTGCTCGAGCACCGACATAACGGTCTGCTGGCGACACCCGCCGACAGCGCCGACCTCGCCCGTCAGCTCGACAACCTGCTGAGCGAGCCGAAGCTGGCCCGGCATTTGTGCGACAACGCAAAGCGTACGCAACAGGATCGCTACGACCTCAAGGCCCTGGCCGAACGCTGGTCGCAGCTGTACATCCGCACGGCACGGGAGGCACGCGCATGA